Part of the Limihaloglobus sulfuriphilus genome is shown below.
GGTTGTAGAGGTCAGCATGGTCTTCACGGGTTTTTTTATCGCCGATACCTTTGTCTTTGAGCCTTGAGAGGCTGGGAAGTACGTCAACCGGCGGGGCAATAGATTTTCTGTGCAGCGAACGGCTCATAATAATCTGGCCCTCGGTTATGTATCCTGTCAAATCGGGAACAGGGTGGGTCTTGTCGTCTTCGGGCATTGTAAGAACGGGTATCATTGTAATTGAGCCCTTTTTACCCTTAATACGGCCGGCGCGTTCATAAAGACTCGCCAGGTCGGTATATAGATAACCCGGGTAGCCTCTTCTGCCGGGGACCTCTTTTCTGGCGGCGCTGATTTCACGCAGAGCCTCACAGTAATTTGTCATATCACTAAGAATAACAAGAACATGCATGTCCTGTTCAAATGCCAGGTATTCGGCTGCCGTCAGGGCAACACGCGGCGTTGCAATCCGCTCGATCGCCGGGTCATTTGCCAGATTGATAAACATTGCCGCACGTTCAATCGCTCCCGTAGCGGTCAGGTCATCTATAAAAAACTGTGCTGATTCAAAAGTTATACCCATAGCCGCGAAAACCACCGCGAAACTTTCATCTTTGCCCAGAACGGCTGCCTGCCGTGCCAGCTGAGCGGTCATATCATCGTGGGGCAGACCCGAGGCCGAGAAGATAGGCAGTTTCTGGCCGCGAACCAGCGGGTTGAGCCCGTCGATTGTTGAGATTCCGGTCTGGATAAACTCGTTGGGGTAGTCGCGGCTGAAAGGGTTGATCGCCAAACCGTTTATATCGAGGCTTTTTTCAGGTATGATATCCGGCCCGTCATCAGCAGGTACGCCTCTGCCGGTAAAAACGCGGCCTAAAATATCGCGGGATACCGCAAGCTCCTGCGGCTTGCCGAGGATTCTTACGACGGTCTCGTCGATATCGATCCCCTCTGTACCTTCAAATATCTGTACAAGTATATTTTCGCCGTCCACCTCAAGTATCTCACCCCTGCGGATCGAACCGTCTCTGAGCTGGATATCAACTATGTGGCCGAACTTGGCCTGTTCAACTGACTTTACCAGCATCAGCGGGCCGGCGATACTTGTAACTGTTTTATATTCTTTAAGCATATTTAATCTTCCTGCCTGGAAACGGGCCGAAAACGGCCGGTCTCTTTACATATTCTGAATTTCCTGGTCAATCTTCTGTTTAATTTCTTCAATACTTTCAATCTGTTCTTCTGGGATATATTTCGCCCTTGCTATGTCATCGGCTACCTCAAGCCTGAATACTTTGGATGCATCATGGCCTTTTTTCACTGCTTCGAGTGCCTTTTTGTGCATATAAAGTATGAGCTCAAGCATCGCGTACTGCTTTTTGAGAGATGTATATGTATCCACTTTGTGGAACGCGTTCTGGTGAAGGTAGTCTTCTCTGATACTCTTTGAGGTTTTAAGCGCGACCTGGTCATTAGAAGATATAGCCTCCGAACCGACAAGCCGGACGATTTCGAGCAGGTCTGCTTCCTGTTCAAGAAGCGCCATTGCCTCGGCAATCATCCCGTCCATTTTGCCTGCGATCTCATCGTCTTCAAAAGATTCCTTGAGATACTGTTTATAGAAGGAGTAGCTTGTCAGCCAGTCAATGGCGGGGAAGTGCCGCTGCTGCGCCAGTTTTGACTGAAGCGACCAGAACACCTTCACAACGTGCAGGGTTGACTGTACCACAGAATCGGACAGATCTCCGCCGGGAGGGCTGACCGCACCGATTATTGAGAGGCATCCTTCCCGCTCGGGTTTGCCAAGGCAGCTGACACGGCCGGCCCGCTCGTAAAATGAAGCGATCCTGGCACCGAGATACGCGGGGTAGCCTTCTTCGGCGGGCATTTCCTCAAGGCGTGTGGAAATCTCACGCATTGCCTCGGCCCAGCGGCTGGTGCTGTCTGCCATGATTGCGACCTTGTATCCCATATCACGGAAATACTCTGCGATGGTAATACCCGTATAAACAGAAGCCTCACGCGCTGCTACGGGCATATTAGATGTGTTTGCGATAAGAACGACACGCTCCATGAGCGGTTTGCCGCTTTTTGGATCTTTCAGTTCGGGGAATTCGGTAAGCACATCAGTCATCTCGTTGCCGCGTTCGCCGCAGCCGATATATACAACGATATCGGCGTCAATCCACTTGGCAAGCTGGTGCTGGACGACTGTTTTTCCCGTGCCGAAAGGCCCGGGTACACACGCCGTGCCGCCGAGGCCAAGCGGGAAAAAGGTGTCTATAACACGCTGGCCGGTAATCATTGCCCGATTGGGTTTTAGCCGTTTCCCCGGTTGTCTTGGTGTTCTCACAGGGCATTTCTGCATAAGTGTTATGTCAGCAGGCTCTCCGCCGGCCTGTTCTACCTGGCATATCGTGTCCTCAACGGTAAAACTGCCGCTTTTTAAGCCTTTGAGCTTGCCCGATACGCCGGGCGGCACCATGATTTTATGCAGCAGCAAAGAGCTTTCCTGTACCTCGCCTATAATATCGCCGGGGGAGACTTCTTCGCCGTCCTCTAATACTGGTTTAAATTCCCATTTCTTATCGCGGCTGAGCCCCGGAACAGCGTTTCCGCGTTCGATAAAGCTGCCTTCAAGCTCATAGAGGACATCAAGAGGCCGCTGGATACCGTCAT
Proteins encoded:
- a CDS encoding V-type ATP synthase subunit B is translated as MLKEYKTVTSIAGPLMLVKSVEQAKFGHIVDIQLRDGSIRRGEILEVDGENILVQIFEGTEGIDIDETVVRILGKPQELAVSRDILGRVFTGRGVPADDGPDIIPEKSLDINGLAINPFSRDYPNEFIQTGISTIDGLNPLVRGQKLPIFSASGLPHDDMTAQLARQAAVLGKDESFAVVFAAMGITFESAQFFIDDLTATGAIERAAMFINLANDPAIERIATPRVALTAAEYLAFEQDMHVLVILSDMTNYCEALREISAARKEVPGRRGYPGYLYTDLASLYERAGRIKGKKGSITMIPVLTMPEDDKTHPVPDLTGYITEGQIIMSRSLHRKSIAPPVDVLPSLSRLKDKGIGDKKTREDHADLYNQLYAAYSRGKESQELSAILGEGALNDDDLLYMKFANEFEKKYISQGYYENRSIEETLDLGWKLLSMFEDSELKRIDVELIEKYMPKFRKNETADSGDSTDG
- a CDS encoding V-type ATP synthase subunit A — translated: MAELGQGKIIKVSGPVVLADEMTDAKMYDVVRVGDANLIGEIVELDSGRASIQVYEDTTGVGPGEPVKNTGAPLSVELGPGLVSSIYDGIQRPLDVLYELEGSFIERGNAVPGLSRDKKWEFKPVLEDGEEVSPGDIIGEVQESSLLLHKIMVPPGVSGKLKGLKSGSFTVEDTICQVEQAGGEPADITLMQKCPVRTPRQPGKRLKPNRAMITGQRVIDTFFPLGLGGTACVPGPFGTGKTVVQHQLAKWIDADIVVYIGCGERGNEMTDVLTEFPELKDPKSGKPLMERVVLIANTSNMPVAAREASVYTGITIAEYFRDMGYKVAIMADSTSRWAEAMREISTRLEEMPAEEGYPAYLGARIASFYERAGRVSCLGKPEREGCLSIIGAVSPPGGDLSDSVVQSTLHVVKVFWSLQSKLAQQRHFPAIDWLTSYSFYKQYLKESFEDDEIAGKMDGMIAEAMALLEQEADLLEIVRLVGSEAISSNDQVALKTSKSIREDYLHQNAFHKVDTYTSLKKQYAMLELILYMHKKALEAVKKGHDASKVFRLEVADDIARAKYIPEEQIESIEEIKQKIDQEIQNM